The genomic interval TTCCACACGGCGCAGCGTTCCGTGTCGTCGACGGGGCCCGCGGCGCGGCCGGGCGCGGCGACGGTGGTGCTCACGGGCGGGGTGCGGACACCCTCGGACACGCTGGTCGGGCCGGTGGCGGACGCCGCGATCCGCTCGCTGCACTTCGACGTGCTGTTCATCGGGGTGCACGGGATCTCCGCCGAGGCGGGGCTGTCGACGCCGAATCTGGCGGAGGCGGAGACCAACCGGCATTTCGTGCGGGCGGCGCGCCGGGTGGTGGTCCTGGCGGACCACACCAAATGGGGGACGGTGGCGCTGAGTTCCTTCGCCACGCTCGACGAGGTGGACGCCCTGGTCACGGACGCGGGGCTGCCGCCGGCGGCGCGCCGGGAGATCGCCGAGCGGCTGCCGGAGCTGGTGGTGGCGGACGGCTTCGGCGAGACCGCGGACCTCTAGGCGTGGACGGCGGGGCCGCCAGGGACGCCGGCCGGGGTGCCCGTACCGCCTCGCGGGAGGTGTCAGCCGGGCCAGTGGCCGGTCGCCAGGAAGGTGGTGATGGCCGCGGTGTACGGCGCGATGTCCAGGCCCTGCTCGGCGAGCCAGGCGTCGGAGTAGTACTTGTCGAGGTAGCGCTCCCCGGGGTCGCAGATGAGGGTGACGACGCTGCCCTGACGGCCCTGGTCGGCGAGTTCGGCGACGATCTTCAGCGCGCTCCAGAGGCCGGTGCCGCTGGAGCCGCCCGCCTTACGGCCGATGGCCGCGTCCAGGGCCCGTACGGCCGCGACGCTCGCGGCGTCCGGGACCTTCATCATCCGGTCGATCGCGCCGGCCACGAAGCTGGGCTCCATGCGGGGCCGGCCGATGCCCTCGATGCGTGAGCCGCGGTCGCTCGTCGCGGTGGGGTCGTGGTCCCGCCAGCCGTCGAAGAAGCAGGAGTTCTCGGGGTCGGCGACGCAGATGTGGGTGTCGTGCTGCATGTAGCGCACATAGCGGGCGAGGGTCGCGGAGGTGCCACCGGTGCCGGCGGTGGCGACGATCCAGGCGGGCACCGGGTGGCGTTCGAGGCGCAGCTGCTGGTAGATCGACTCGGCGATGTTGTTGTTGCCGCGCCAGTCCGTGGCCCGTTCGGCGTAGGTGAACTGGTCCATGTAGTGGCCGCCGGTCCGCTCGGCGAGGGCGGCCGCCTCGGCGTACATCGTCCGGGGGTCGTCGACGAAGTGGCAGCGGGCGCCCTGGGCCTGGATCAGCCGGCATTTCTCCCGGCTGGTGGTGCGGGGCATGACGGCGACGAAGGGGACGCCGATCAGGGCGGCGAAGTAGGCCTCGGAGACGGCGGTGGAGCCGCTGGAGGCCTCCACGACGGGGGCGTCGGGGCGGATCCAGCCGTTGCACAGGCCGTAGAGGAAGAGTGAGCGGGCGAGGCGGTGCTTGAGGCTGCCGGTGGGGTGGGTGGACTCGTCCTTGAGGTAGAGGTCGATGCCCCACTCCTGCGGCAGGGGGAAGCGCAGCAGGTGGGTGTCGGCCGAACGGTTCGCGTCGGCCTGCACCTTCCGGACCGCCTCGGCCAGCCAGGCCCGGTGGGCGGGGTCGCTGCGGTCGATGTCGAGGGTGGGGGTGGGGCCGGCGGAGCCGCCCGCGCGCACGGTGCTGTTCACGACGCTCCTCACGCAGTTCGTCCTGGCTCATACGGGAGCACCCGGACGTTTCGATCATAAATGGGCACTGGTGCGTGAGCCGCCTCACAGGCAGACTGCGCACCAGGCACACGATTCGGCCGGGGAGGCGGTTGCCGTGGCGGAGCCGGAGTTCAACGCGACCGGGGTGCGGATCGAGCGGGCTCTGCGCTCTCTCACCAGGGCCGGTCAGGTGAAGATCAAGGACGGCAGGCTGGAGCTGCTGACGAGCTACGGCCGGGAGATAGACAGCGCTCCGCTGGACGCGGTCCACGCGAGCAAACCGTGGTTCGCCGCCCGGGACCGGGCGCGGGCACGGGTGAACGGCACACGCTACGTCCTCACCCTGGGCGGCCGGGACGGTGCGGCCGAGGAACCGGGGCCCTCGGCGGTCCGGCGGTTCCTGGAGGCGGTCCGCTCCGCGCGCGACAGCGATGCGCGGGGCTGAAGGCGTAGGAGTTGCGCATGTGGCGGTGAGAACCGACCCTTGACTCGTATCGGCATCACCGAGGGTAGAGCGGCGATTACACTCCGGATCAGTGTTCCGCCGACCGGCTCAGCCGCCACCGCCGTTGGACCGGACCCGGCGC from Streptomyces albireticuli carries:
- a CDS encoding DeoR/GlpR family DNA-binding transcription regulator encodes the protein MSDNQNLLAEQRRALILDEVRRRGGVRVNELTRRLNVSDMTVRRDLDALARQGVVEKVHGGAVPVTEATAHEPGFEAKSALELAAKEDIARAAARMAARGGAIALAGGTTVFALAQRLVDVPDLTVVTNSVRAADVFHTAQRSVSSTGPAARPGAATVVLTGGVRTPSDTLVGPVADAAIRSLHFDVLFIGVHGISAEAGLSTPNLAEAETNRHFVRAARRVVVLADHTKWGTVALSSFATLDEVDALVTDAGLPPAARREIAERLPELVVADGFGETADL
- a CDS encoding PLP-dependent cysteine synthase family protein, whose translation is MNSTVRAGGSAGPTPTLDIDRSDPAHRAWLAEAVRKVQADANRSADTHLLRFPLPQEWGIDLYLKDESTHPTGSLKHRLARSLFLYGLCNGWIRPDAPVVEASSGSTAVSEAYFAALIGVPFVAVMPRTTSREKCRLIQAQGARCHFVDDPRTMYAEAAALAERTGGHYMDQFTYAERATDWRGNNNIAESIYQQLRLERHPVPAWIVATAGTGGTSATLARYVRYMQHDTHICVADPENSCFFDGWRDHDPTATSDRGSRIEGIGRPRMEPSFVAGAIDRMMKVPDAASVAAVRALDAAIGRKAGGSSGTGLWSALKIVAELADQGRQGSVVTLICDPGERYLDKYYSDAWLAEQGLDIAPYTAAITTFLATGHWPG